The Thermomonospora curvata DSM 43183 DNA segment GCCCTCCTCGGGATTTTTCGTCACTATGACATTAACCGGGAGGAAACAGCGCGCCGACGCCGGGGGCGGTCTTCACCGGATCCGGCCGTCGCCGGGCACGGCCTGGGCGCCCTGCAGCAGGGCGTCGCCGCGCAGCTGATCGCTGCCGGGGACGGGCTCGGCCGGGTCCTCGCCCAGCGAGATGATCCGGTTGGACCGATCCACGTGCACCACCCGGGGCGTGAAGGAACGGGCCTCCGCGTCGGTCATCACGGCGTAGCTGATGATGATCACCAGGTCGCCGGGGCTGACCAGGCGGGCGGCGGCGCCGTTGACGCCGATCACGCCCGAGCCGCGGGGACCGGCGATCAGGTAGGTCTCCAGCCGGGCGCCGTTGTCGATGTCGACCACCTGCACCTGCTCGCCGGGCAGCAGGTCGGCGGCGTCCATCAGGTCCGCATCAACGGTCAGCGAGCCCACATAGTGCAGGTCGGCCTGGGTGACCGTGGCGCGGTGGATCTTCGACTTGAACATCGTGCGGAACATCACTTCTCCCGGGGCTCGAGGGTGAGGGGGACATTGTCGATCAGCCGGGTGGTGCCGACCTTGGCGGCGACGACCAGCACGGCC contains these protein-coding regions:
- the panD gene encoding aspartate 1-decarboxylase, with translation MFRTMFKSKIHRATVTQADLHYVGSLTVDADLMDAADLLPGEQVQVVDIDNGARLETYLIAGPRGSGVIGVNGAAARLVSPGDLVIIISYAVMTDAEARSFTPRVVHVDRSNRIISLGEDPAEPVPGSDQLRGDALLQGAQAVPGDGRIR